Proteins encoded by one window of Vicinamibacteria bacterium:
- a CDS encoding protein phosphatase 2C domain-containing protein: MIESYGESHVGLRRRLNEDSLLLDDDLGLFVVADGMGGHNAGEIASRIAVETVANFVLRSREEEEITWPYGVDPKLSWNANRILTSVMLANKRVWKEADKRQDYTGMGTTITAALLDDEAFYLVSAGDSRAYRLRNGVFEQLTVDDSWVQAAVDEGVLLAEEAHGHPMKNIITKAIGAKENIDLAVQEHPVQDNDLFLLCSDGLHGMVPGERLSEMVRNGNGTLPRLIERLIGAANDNGGRDNVTALAVRYRRS; this comes from the coding sequence ATGATTGAAAGCTACGGTGAGAGCCACGTGGGCCTGCGCCGCAGGCTGAACGAGGATAGTCTGTTGCTGGACGACGATCTTGGCCTTTTCGTCGTGGCCGACGGAATGGGAGGCCACAACGCCGGCGAGATCGCGTCCCGTATCGCGGTCGAGACCGTGGCGAACTTCGTCCTGCGCTCCCGGGAGGAAGAAGAAATCACCTGGCCCTATGGAGTCGACCCGAAGCTGTCGTGGAACGCCAACCGGATCCTCACGTCGGTGATGCTCGCCAACAAACGCGTGTGGAAAGAAGCGGACAAGCGGCAGGATTATACGGGAATGGGAACTACCATCACCGCCGCCCTGCTGGACGACGAGGCCTTCTACCTGGTGAGCGCCGGTGACTCCCGCGCTTACCGCCTCCGCAACGGGGTCTTCGAGCAATTGACCGTGGACGATTCGTGGGTGCAGGCCGCGGTCGACGAGGGTGTGCTCCTCGCCGAAGAGGCGCACGGCCATCCCATGAAGAACATCATCACCAAGGCGATCGGCGCCAAAGAGAACATCGATCTTGCAGTCCAGGAACACCCGGTCCAGGACAACGATCTGTTTCTGCTCTGCTCGGACGGGCTCCACGGCATGGTTCCTGGAGAACGCTTGTCCGAGATGGTGCGAAACGGAAACGGAACCCTTCCCCGCTTGATCGAGAGGCTGATTGGCGCCGCGAACGACAACGGCGGCAGAGACAACGTGACCGCTCTCGCGGTTCGATATCGTCGTTCGTAG